The segment TCGTCGAGATGACCGAATACCGCCGCCATCAGCCTCACCTGCTGTCGGGGGGACAAAAGCAGCGGGTGGCCATCGCCGGCGTCCTGGCCATGCGCCCCGCGTGCCTGGTCCTGGACGAGGCCACCACCATGCTGGACCCCCAGGGGCAACGGGAGGTCCTGCAGACCATCACCCGCCTGAACCAGGAGGGCGTGACCGTGATCCACATCACCCACGTGATGGAGGAGGCGGCCCGCTGCCGGCGGGTGATCGTTCTGGCGGACGGGCGGGTGGTCATGGACGGCCCGCCGGCGGACGTGTTCGCCCGGGCCGAGGAGCTGGCGGCGCTGCGCCTGGTCCTGCCGCCGGTGGCGGCGCTGGCCGACCGCCTGCGGCGGGATGGCCTGCCCCTCCCTCCGGGAGTGCTGGACGCCGACGAGCTGGCCGACGCCCTGGCCCGCCTGGAATCTGACCGGCGTGCGCGGCGATGGCTCTGATCGAGTGCAGCGGGCTCACCCACATCTACCTGAAGGGCACGCCTCTGGAGACGGTCGCCCTGCGGGAGGTGTCCCTGTCCATCGATGCCGGCGAGGTAGTGGCCCTGATCGGGCCCACCGGCTCCGGCAAGTCCACCCTCATCCAGCACTTCAACGCCCTGCTGCGGCCCACCGAAGGCACCGTGCGGGTGGCCGGCGTCGATCTGGGAGATCCCCGGGCCGACCTGCGGGCGGTCCGCCGGCAGGTGGGGCTGGTGTTCCAGTACCCCGAGCACCAGCTGTTCGAGGAGACGGTGGCCGCCGATGTGGCGTTCGGGCCCCGCAACCTGGGCCTGCCCGACGATGAGGTCACCCGGCGGGTGCGGGAGGCGCTGCAGATGGTGGGCCTGGATCCCGACCGCGTGGGCCCCCGCTCGCCGTTCTCCCTGTCGGGAGGCGAGATGCGGCGGGTCGCCATGGCGGGGATTCTGGCCATGGGGCCGCAGGTCCTGGTCCTCGACGAGCCCACCGCCGGTCTGGATCCCCTGGGCAAGGAGGAGATCCTGGAGCAGATCCGCCGGCTGCACGTCGACCACGGTCTGACCGTCATCTTCATCAGCCACAACATGGACGAGGTGGCCCGCATGGCGCGCCGGGTCGTGGTCCTGTCCCGGGGCAAGGTGGTGATGGACGGTCCGGTGCGCGAGGTGTTCCGGCACGCCGCGCTGCTGGCCGAGGTCGGCCTGGGCGTGCCCACCCTGACCGACCTGATGCAGCGCCTGCGGCACCGCGGGCTGAGGGTGCGCGAGGACGTGCTGACCCTGGACGATGCCCACGCCGCCATCCGGGAGGCCCTGGGATGGAGCTGATCCGCTACGTGGCCATCGGCCAGTACCTGCCGCGGGACTCGCCGGTGCACCGCCTCGACCCGCGGACCAAAATCTGGGCCGTGGCCGTCCTGACGGTGGTCATCTTCCTCGTCCGGGACTTTGCCGGGTACGGGCTGCTGGCCCTGTTCCTGGCCGCCGTGGTGGCCCTGGCGCAGATCCCCTTTGGGTACCTGCTGGGAGGGCTCCGCCCGGTGCAGGCGCTGCTGGTCCTCACCATTGTCCTCAACGTGTTCTTCAGCGGGGCGGAGGGGACCGTCCTGGTCCGGATCGGGCCTCTGGTGGCCACCCGGGAAGGGGTGGTGCGGGCCGTCTTCGTGGGATGCCGCCTGATCGGCCTGATGCTCGTCACGTCCCTGCTGACCTTCACCACCTCGCCCATGGAGCTGACCGACGGCATGGAGCGGCTCCTGCGGCCGTTCCGCCGCGTGGGGGTGCCGGCCGACGCCCTGGCCATGATGATGACCATCGCCCTGCGTTTCATCCCCACCTTGCTGGAGGAGACCGAGAAAATCATGAAGGCGCAGATGGCCCGGGGAGCCGTCTTCGACCGGGGCAGCGTCCTCCAGAGGGCGCGGGCGCTGGTCCCGGTGCTGGTGCCCCTGTTCGTCAGCGCCTTCCGCCGCGCCGAGGAGTTGGGGCTGGCCATGGAGGCCCGGTGCTACCGGGTGGGTGAGCGCCGGACCCGGATGAAGCAGCTGCGCCTGGGTCTGCGGGATGGGGTGGCCCTGGCGGTCACGCTGGCCGCGGCGGTCCTGTTCACGGTGCCGGCCCCGACGTGGGTGGGGCTGGTCCGGCGGATTCCGTGAACCGGAGCGGGGCCGTGGACCTGCGGACCCTCCGGCTGGTGATCGAGTACGATGGGACCCCGTTTTTCGGCTGGCAGCGCCTGCCGGGCCGGCCGACGGTGCAGGGAGAGCTGGAGCGGGCGGTCTTCCGGGTCACCGGGGAGAGGGTGGCGGTGGTCGGCGCCGGCCGCACCGACGCCGGGGTCCACGCCCTCGGCCAGGTAGCCCACGTCCGCCTCCGCCACCGCCTGCCCGCCCCCCGCTTCCCGGCAGCCCTCAACGCTCACCTGCCCGAGGCGATCCGGGTCCTGGCCGCCGACGAGGTCGATCCCGGCTTTCACGCGCGCCGGTCCGCCACCGGCAGGACCTACCGGTACCTGGTTCTCAACCGGCCCCAACCGTCGGCCATCCTGCGGAATCACGCGCACTTCGTTCCCGCCTCCCTGGACGTCCACGCCATGGCTGCCGCCCTCGCCGCCCTGCGCGGGCGGCGCGACTTCCGGGCGTTTGGCCGGCCCGGGCCGGGCGGCGCGGTGTGCGACCTGCGGGTCGCGGAGGTGCGCCGGGTGGGGGCCCTGGTCGTCTTCACGCTGGAGGCTGACCGATTTCTGCACCACATGGTCCGGCGCGTGGTCGGGACGGTCCTGCGGGTGGGAAGCGGAGCGCTGTCCCCGGAGGAGGTGGCGGAGATGGCTGCCGCGGGAGGGCGCGGAGGCCCCCGCGTGCCGGCGCGAGGCCTCTACCTGGTGAGGGTGCTGTACGACGGGACTCCCGCGCCGGAGCCGGCCTGGCCCGGACCCGCCGGCGAGGCGCTATAATCGGGGCGCGGGCCCGTAGCTCAACGGCAGAGCGACGCCCTCATAAGGCGTGGGTTCCTGGTTCGAGCCCAGGCGGGCCCACCACGGCACTCCTGGCACCCTGGCCGGGAGCCCTCGTGCATCTCCGGGATGCGGTGTTTCGCCCTCGCCGTCTCAGGGTCCCTCGCCCGAGCGGCGGGTCGGGAGGCTTCTGCCGCCAGGCAGCCGGTGGCGCCCGCCCCGTCGGGCGGGCTCGCCGGGGCGCTGGCCGTCGTCTGCCGGAGGGAGCAGGTTCACCCCTTGCCTCCCGCCGTTCGGCAGGAGCAGAGGCACCGGCGCGCGCACACCGCGCCGTCCCAGGACCCGCAGGAACGCCCCCACAACAGCGGGATCGAACCCCCGCCCCGCCTCCCGCCGGATCTCCTCCACGGCCCGCAGGGGGCTCTGGGCCCGCCGGTACGGCCGGTCCGTGACCAGGGCCTCGTAGGCATCGGCGACGGCGATGATCCGGGCCGCGATGGGGATGCGCAGGCCCGCCAGGCCGTCCGGGTATCCCGTCCCGTCCCACCGTTCGTGGCTGTGCCGGACCGCCAGCTTGATCTCTTCGGAGATCGGGACGGGCTCCAGGATCTCGTAGCCCAGCACCGGGTGGCGGCGCATCACCTCCCACTCCTGGGGGGTCAGGCCGCCGTTCTTGGACAGCAGCTCGTCGCGGATGCCGATCTTCCCCACGTCGTGCAGCAGGCCGGCCACCTGCACCACGCCCACCGTCTCCTCGTCCAGCCCCATCTCCCGGGCGATGGCCTCGGCGTACTCGGCCACCCGGGACGAATGGTGGGCGGTGGGCATGTCCCGGGCATCCACCGCGTTGGCCAGGGACCGCACGATGCCGATGAAGGCGGCCCGCAGGGCCCGCTGCTGGCGGTCCAGATCGCGGGACGCCTGCCGGACCACCGTGAAGGTGGCCAGGTACAGCAGGAGGATGCCCCCCACCACGCTGGCCCGCACGGTCCGGCTCAGCCGCACCAGCGTCGGTTCCAGGTCGGGGATGTCGGCCACCACGTGGTACACGCCCACCGGACGGCTGTCGCCTGAGACCACGACCGGCACGAACACTTCCATCCGCCCGACCGTGCGCGGGCCGCCGTCGGCGGGGAGCAGCTGCCAGCGGAGCTGCCCGCCGAGAGCGTCGGCCATCGGCGGCGCAAGGGTCTGAACCGTCCCGACCAGGCGGGGATCATCACTGTAGAGAATCTCGCCGCGGCGGTTCCACACCGACACGTGCTGGATGTGGGCCCGGCCGACGAGGCTGCGCAGCGTGAACTCAAACTGGGCGCGGACGGCCGGCGGAGGCTGGAAGAAGTCGGCGGGTACCAGGCGGGGAGCCGCAAACTCCGAGACGTAGACGGCGAAGGCGTGGGCCTGGCGGCGCAGGGCAAACTCGGTGGCGATCCGCGCGGCCAGCTCCCCGAACATGACGCTGAGGATGACCGCGCTGGTCAGGCTGACCAGGGTAAACCGGTGCAGCAGGGTCATCCCTGCCGCCGGGGCCGCGCCCGCAGACCCACCCGTCCGCTCCGGCTCCTCCGGTCGGATGGCGACACCTCGCGCGCGTTGGCGTATGCGTCCGGCGCGGGAGGAGGCAGTTCCGGTCCTCCGGCCCGGCGTGCCCGCCGGACGCGGTGAGGCTCGGCCGCCGGGGCGCGTGGTCAGATGCGAAAATGACGGCGACGCCGGCGCGATGTAGCGGCCCCTCACGTCGAGCAACAGGCGTAGGGCACCGCCGAGGCGAGCACGGAGTGCCTCGTCCCGTCAAGAACGGTCATGCCCCCAGGCGCCCCGGCCGTAGACGGCGCGGCGGGCCGCGAACGTCTGCGCAGGGACGGACGGGGGTAGACCCTGTCACAGGAACTCCCCTGGAGGCGGGGAAGTATCTACGCCGGCGTGGAGCGCGCAGTGTGTCAGGCCCCGCCGTCGGGGGAACGCCATGGACGAGCGCGAACGCACCGGCGTGTTCAAGATGGGGGCCCCGTCGGCCCAGGACATTCGCCAGATCCTGGCCCACGTCTACCGGGCCCTGACCGAAAAGGGGTACGACCCCGTGGACCAGATTGTCGGGTACCTGCTGTCGGGCGATCCGACATACATCACCAGCCATCGGGACGCCCGAACCGTCATCCGCCAGGTGGACCGGCTACAGCTACTGGAGGAGCTGGTGCGGTGCTACGTGGAGCACCGGCTGCAGCCCTCCCGATCCGGGTGATCGCCCGTCGGCCAGGCGCGATCACCCACGTGGCACCGGAGGGGACCATGGAGCGACTTGTGGTTCGGGGGGGCCGCCCGCTGCGGGGGCGGGTGAAGATCTCGGGAGGCAAGAACAGCTCCCTGGCCGTGATCACAGCCGCGTGTCTGGCCGCGGACGTGTCGGTGCTGGAGAACGTCCCCCACTGCCGGGACGTCCAGACCCTCCGGGCGATCCTGGAAGCCCTGGGCGTGCGGGTAGAGTTGCGGGGCGGGCGGATGACGGTGGACGCCCGCCGGCTGGACGGCCACGTCGCGCCCTACGACCTGTGCCGGCAGATGCGGGCGTCGTTCTACACGGCGGGTCTGCTGCTCGGGCGCGTGGGGCGCGCCCAGGTGCCCCTGCCGGGAGGGTGCGTCATCGGCTCCCGGCCGGTGGACTTCCACCTGCGCGGCTTCGCGGCCCTGGGCGCCACCGTGGACATCGAGCACGGGTACATGAAAGCCTCCGCCCGGCGGTTGGCGGGGACGGCGTTCTTTGTCCCCCGCAGCAGCGTGGGGACCACCATCAACCTGATGCTGGCCGCCTGCACGGCCGAGGGAACCACGGTCCTGGAGAACGCGGCGCGCGAGCCCGAGGTGGTGGATACTGCCGTCTTCCTCAACCTGATGGGGGCGCGGATCAAGGGCGCCGGAACCCACACCATCACCATCGAGGGGGTGCGAGCCCTGCACGGCGCCTCCTACGCCGTCATCCCCGATCGCCTGGAGGCCGGGACGTACCTGCTGGCGGCCGCGGCCACCGGCGGCGACGTGCTGGTCGAGCACATGATCCCCGAGCACATCAGCGCGCTGCTGGCCAAGCTGGAAGAGGCGGGGGCCGTCGTGGAGCGCGGGACCGACGGCGTGCGCGTCCAGGCCGGACCGACCCACCGGGGCGTCCAGGTGGACACGGCGCCCTATCCCGGCTTTGCCACCGACCTGCACCCCCCCTTTGCGGCCCTGTTGACCCTGGCCGAAGGCCAGTCGCGGATCCGGGAGACCATCTTCGAATCCCGCTTCGGCTATGTGGCCGAGCTGCGCCGCATGGGGGCCGACATCCGGGTGGAGGGGGACACCGCGGTGATCACCGGGGTTCCCTGCCTGACGGGGGCGCCGGTGGAGGCCGCGGACATCCGCGGGGGTGCGGCGGTGATCATCGCGGCCCTGGCGGCCCGGGGGACCACCGAAATCTCCGGTGTGGACAACATCGACCGGGGCTACGAGCTGATCGAGGACAAGCTGGCCGCGCTCGGCGCCTCCGTGGAGCGGATCGAGGTGCGCGGCGAACCCGTGGCCGAACCGGTGGCGTGAGGTTCTCCCGCCTCCGGGCGCGTTGACCCGCGCGGTGGGCCCGGGGCAGGGAACACCGACTCGCCCGCGGCTCGTGGTCGTCCCCCCTGTATAATCCCTGTGGGCGAGTAGCTCAACGGGAGAGCACCCCGCTTACACCGGGGAGGTCGTGGGTTCGACTCCTACCTCGCCCACCACGATCTCGCCTTCGCTTCATGGCCTTGCCTGACTTGGTGCCACCCTTGATGAATTGACCCGCAGCGCTATAGACGCCGATTACCATAAACTAGGGTCTATCGTAAGCGGAATAGAGCGACGAATGGGCCGGAGGGAACCGATTTTGCAATAACGAATAGGATTTCGTACCTGGCCGAGATCCCTCTACCGAATACCCCGAGCCGGCCCGAGCAACTCCGAGCGAGGTGAACGTGTGAAGAAGCTCAAGCCCCAGGAAGTCGACGTGCTGCTGAGGATCATGCAGATCGCCGACGCGCCACAGAACCTGGACGCGATGCAGTACGTCATCTTCCAGTTCGACTTCAAGGACTACGAACAGTTCATCCTGGAGTGCCCTCCCGGCAGCATCCGATTCAACAACGTCCTGCGGGTGGCGGTGTTCTGCGACTACCTGGGAGTGCTGGTGGAAGGCGGCGCCATCGACGCGGAGACGATCTTCGAGCTATATCCGATCCCCTGGGCGAAGATGGAGCCGATCATTCAGGGGATGCGCCGGGAGCTGGCGTGGCCGGATCTGTTCGACTACTTCGAGCGCCTGGGCAAGCAGTATCAGAAGTGGTGGGAGCCCAAGGCCAAGAAGATCAAGCTGCCTGAACCCCCCAAGGCGGAAGCCCCCCGTCCGCCTCTGCGCCCCGCCGCGCGCCCGACTCTCGTGCAGACGACCCGGCCCCAGCGGCCGGCCACGCCCGCCCCCGCCCGGCCCGGCGCGGGGATCGTCAAGCCGGCCGCCAAGCCGGCCGGAAAGCCCGCGGTCTCTTCCAAGGCGCACAAGCCCGCTTCCGGAACGCGCCGATCCTGATTCGGAACGAGGGGCCCCGGCGGGGGCGGACTTCGCAGGCGACGCCGCGCCGACGGGTTTACACGGAGTAACCCGCGTCATCCCCGTGGGCGCGGCGCCGCAGTTCCGCCCCCGCCGAACCCCGGCGGGGGAAAGCTGTCTCCGTATCTCAGCCTAGCAGGCCGGGATGGCGGAGGCAACGCGGCCGCGCTCAGGAGGGAGCGGGGGAGGGCTGGGTGGTCGCTGCTGGTGTGGCCGGGACCTCGGCGAAGACCGCGTCGGACTCCTGGCGGACGATGTCGATGAGGGCTTCGGCCACCACCGGGTCGAACTGCCGCCCTTTCTGGCGGGCGATCTCCGCCAGGGCCTCCTCCACGGAGAGGGCCCGGCGGTAGGGGCGGTCCGACGTCATGGCGTCGAAGGCGTCGGCGGCGGCAATGATGCGGGCACCCAGGGGGATGTGCTGGCCGTACAGGCGGAAGACGCCGGTGCCGTCGTAGCGTTCGTGGTGGAACAGGATGTACTCTTTGCCCTTGCGGTATTCGGGCAACTTCCCCACGATCTCGGCGCCGATCACCGTGTGCTTGCGGACGGTCTCCAGTTCCTCGCTGCTCAGCCGGTCCGCCTTCAGGAGCAGGGCGTCGGAGATGCCGACCTTGCCCAGGTCGTGCACCCGGGCCGCCTCGGCGATGGCCTCCTGCTCGTCCGCCGGGAGTCCCAGGCGTCGGGCGATCCGGCGGGCCAGGGCCGCCACCCGCTGGGAGTGGGCGAAGGTGTAGGTATCCCGGCGGTCTATGGTGTCGGCCAGCATCTCCATGGTCGCCCGGGCCTGCCGGCGCAGGGCGCTGGCGGTCTGCAGAGCCCTATACACCGCCACCAGGGGCAGGACCAGGACTGCGGTCAGCACCGGGGCGTGAACGTAGGTGAGGGCGATTACGGCACCCAGCAGCAAGGTGCTCACGTAGGGCACCGCCGCCCGCCCGAACGTCTGGCGCCAGTGGTGCACAAAGCTCGACCGGTGCAGCAGGGACGCCCACCGGGTGACCACCAGGCTGTTGATGGTGAAGAAGGAGCCGATGCCGGCCAGCACCCAGGCGGTCTGGAGGAGATCCAGCTCTCCGGTCAGGGGCGTGACCCCCGCGCGCTGCAGCAACCACGCCGTTCCGCCGACGGTGAGGGCGGTCTGCCCGGCGTTGAAGGCGACGTCTCCCGCCGGCCAGCGCTGCACGACCGACAGGCTGGCGATGCCCAGGGCCGCACCCAGGGTGGCATAGGCCGGCGGCAGCAGCAGGATCATGGCGAACATGACCGCGCCGGCCATGTTCACCGCCACATTGGGCCCGAGGCATACCGGACAGTAGCCGGCCACCGGGACCAACACGGTGCCCAGGCTAAAGACGATCAGTGGGCCGGCGTCGGGCAGAAGTGGCGGAAGGCCGGCGAACAGGCCGGATAGCAGGGCGGCGGCCGCCGCCCCCACCAGGCCGACGTACACACGCACCTCACGGGTCTGATCCACGGCTGGTCCCTCCGGCACGGGACGCGCTCTGGGGGGTGTACGCAGGGGGGCTACTCGTAGACGGCAAGGGTCGTGTCAAAGACGCCGAACGACTCCAGGCACCTGTTGGAGCAGCCGATGCCGATGGCATGGGCAGCGGGCGCGGCGACGGTGGCGATGATGAGGGCGACGGTCGCCAGCACCAGCGCCAGGCCGGTCACCCGATGCGTGGTCTGTCTCATCCCACCCTCCCCCCTCCGTAGGATTGGTCCGGAATATGGCGCACCGCCCGGGCCGGCGGCCCGGGCGGATCAGGTACGGCTCAGGCGCCCGTCCGGCTCGCGCGAGCCCCGGGGCGTCCCTTCAGGATATGCTGTTGGTGACAGGCGGTTGCACGGTGGACCGTAGCACGGGCGTGGCGGTCTGTCAACGATAGTTCCTTGGAAACTCGGTGGAAGATGGGCCGACCCAGGAATCGGCGGGAGCGGACCCGAACACGAAGGCCATGACGTCGGTGGCCCGCCTGTACGCGCTGCAGCAGCTCGACGCGGCTGTCGCGCGTCTGGAAGCCGCCCGAGC is part of the Armatimonadota bacterium genome and harbors:
- a CDS encoding energy-coupling factor transporter ATPase, translating into MPPLIEVRNLRHVYHPRGPHPVVALDGVSLTIERGELVAIVGGNGSGKSTLAKHLNALLLPTEGEVWVDGLDTRDRSHLWEIRRRVGMVFQNPDNQLVATVVEEDVAFGPENLGLPPDEIAARVEEALRIVEMTEYRRHQPHLLSGGQKQRVAIAGVLAMRPACLVLDEATTMLDPQGQREVLQTITRLNQEGVTVIHITHVMEEAARCRRVIVLADGRVVMDGPPADVFARAEELAALRLVLPPVAALADRLRRDGLPLPPGVLDADELADALARLESDRRARRWL
- a CDS encoding energy-coupling factor transporter ATPase translates to MALIECSGLTHIYLKGTPLETVALREVSLSIDAGEVVALIGPTGSGKSTLIQHFNALLRPTEGTVRVAGVDLGDPRADLRAVRRQVGLVFQYPEHQLFEETVAADVAFGPRNLGLPDDEVTRRVREALQMVGLDPDRVGPRSPFSLSGGEMRRVAMAGILAMGPQVLVLDEPTAGLDPLGKEEILEQIRRLHVDHGLTVIFISHNMDEVARMARRVVVLSRGKVVMDGPVREVFRHAALLAEVGLGVPTLTDLMQRLRHRGLRVREDVLTLDDAHAAIREALGWS
- a CDS encoding energy-coupling factor transporter transmembrane component T, producing the protein MIRYVAIGQYLPRDSPVHRLDPRTKIWAVAVLTVVIFLVRDFAGYGLLALFLAAVVALAQIPFGYLLGGLRPVQALLVLTIVLNVFFSGAEGTVLVRIGPLVATREGVVRAVFVGCRLIGLMLVTSLLTFTTSPMELTDGMERLLRPFRRVGVPADALAMMMTIALRFIPTLLEETEKIMKAQMARGAVFDRGSVLQRARALVPVLVPLFVSAFRRAEELGLAMEARCYRVGERRTRMKQLRLGLRDGVALAVTLAAAVLFTVPAPTWVGLVRRIP
- the truA gene encoding tRNA pseudouridine(38-40) synthase TruA, translating into MDLRTLRLVIEYDGTPFFGWQRLPGRPTVQGELERAVFRVTGERVAVVGAGRTDAGVHALGQVAHVRLRHRLPAPRFPAALNAHLPEAIRVLAADEVDPGFHARRSATGRTYRYLVLNRPQPSAILRNHAHFVPASLDVHAMAAALAALRGRRDFRAFGRPGPGGAVCDLRVAEVRRVGALVVFTLEADRFLHHMVRRVVGTVLRVGSGALSPEEVAEMAAAGGRGGPRVPARGLYLVRVLYDGTPAPEPAWPGPAGEAL
- a CDS encoding HD-GYP domain-containing protein produces the protein MTLLHRFTLVSLTSAVILSVMFGELAARIATEFALRRQAHAFAVYVSEFAAPRLVPADFFQPPPAVRAQFEFTLRSLVGRAHIQHVSVWNRRGEILYSDDPRLVGTVQTLAPPMADALGGQLRWQLLPADGGPRTVGRMEVFVPVVVSGDSRPVGVYHVVADIPDLEPTLVRLSRTVRASVVGGILLLYLATFTVVRQASRDLDRQQRALRAAFIGIVRSLANAVDARDMPTAHHSSRVAEYAEAIAREMGLDEETVGVVQVAGLLHDVGKIGIRDELLSKNGGLTPQEWEVMRRHPVLGYEILEPVPISEEIKLAVRHSHERWDGTGYPDGLAGLRIPIAARIIAVADAYEALVTDRPYRRAQSPLRAVEEIRREAGRGFDPAVVGAFLRVLGRRGVRAPVPLLLPNGGRQGVNLLPPADDGQRPGEPARRGGRHRLPGGRSLPTRRSGEGP
- a CDS encoding IreB family regulatory phosphoprotein, translated to MDERERTGVFKMGAPSAQDIRQILAHVYRALTEKGYDPVDQIVGYLLSGDPTYITSHRDARTVIRQVDRLQLLEELVRCYVEHRLQPSRSG
- the murA gene encoding UDP-N-acetylglucosamine 1-carboxyvinyltransferase, encoding MERLVVRGGRPLRGRVKISGGKNSSLAVITAACLAADVSVLENVPHCRDVQTLRAILEALGVRVELRGGRMTVDARRLDGHVAPYDLCRQMRASFYTAGLLLGRVGRAQVPLPGGCVIGSRPVDFHLRGFAALGATVDIEHGYMKASARRLAGTAFFVPRSSVGTTINLMLAACTAEGTTVLENAAREPEVVDTAVFLNLMGARIKGAGTHTITIEGVRALHGASYAVIPDRLEAGTYLLAAAATGGDVLVEHMIPEHISALLAKLEEAGAVVERGTDGVRVQAGPTHRGVQVDTAPYPGFATDLHPPFAALLTLAEGQSRIRETIFESRFGYVAELRRMGADIRVEGDTAVITGVPCLTGAPVEAADIRGGAAVIIAALAARGTTEISGVDNIDRGYELIEDKLAALGASVERIEVRGEPVAEPVA
- a CDS encoding HD domain-containing protein, with protein sequence MDQTREVRVYVGLVGAAAAALLSGLFAGLPPLLPDAGPLIVFSLGTVLVPVAGYCPVCLGPNVAVNMAGAVMFAMILLLPPAYATLGAALGIASLSVVQRWPAGDVAFNAGQTALTVGGTAWLLQRAGVTPLTGELDLLQTAWVLAGIGSFFTINSLVVTRWASLLHRSSFVHHWRQTFGRAAVPYVSTLLLGAVIALTYVHAPVLTAVLVLPLVAVYRALQTASALRRQARATMEMLADTIDRRDTYTFAHSQRVAALARRIARRLGLPADEQEAIAEAARVHDLGKVGISDALLLKADRLSSEELETVRKHTVIGAEIVGKLPEYRKGKEYILFHHERYDGTGVFRLYGQHIPLGARIIAAADAFDAMTSDRPYRRALSVEEALAEIARQKGRQFDPVVAEALIDIVRQESDAVFAEVPATPAATTQPSPAPS